One stretch of Marinobacterium iners DNA includes these proteins:
- the livH gene encoding high-affinity branched-chain amino acid ABC transporter permease LivH, with protein MSETALYVLQQLINGLTIGSTYALIAIGYTMVYGIIGMINFAHGEVYMIGTYTAFITIIGLVTMGVGSLPIILLLALITAVIISSTYGYAIERVAYRPLRGGPRLIPLITAIGMSIFLQNYIRLAQGSRDLAMPSLISGGISFGDPALFEVSISWMQMIIWSVTLVSMTALALFISRSRLGRACRACAQDLKMTNLLGIDTNRIIALTFVIGAALAAVAGVLLGLYYGTINPYIGFMAGLKAFTAAVLGGIGSIPGAMLGGLILGVTEALTAAFFPSEYKDVVAFSLLVLILLFRPTGLLGKPEVEKV; from the coding sequence ATGAGTGAAACCGCCCTCTATGTCCTGCAGCAGCTGATCAACGGACTGACCATCGGCTCAACCTACGCTCTGATCGCCATCGGTTACACCATGGTGTACGGCATTATCGGCATGATCAACTTCGCCCACGGCGAGGTCTACATGATCGGCACCTATACCGCTTTCATCACCATCATCGGATTGGTCACCATGGGGGTGGGTTCATTACCGATCATCCTTTTGCTGGCACTGATCACGGCGGTGATTATTTCATCCACCTATGGTTATGCAATCGAGCGGGTGGCCTATCGGCCCCTGCGTGGCGGTCCGCGTCTGATACCTCTGATCACGGCGATTGGCATGTCGATTTTCCTGCAAAACTATATCCGACTGGCCCAGGGTTCACGCGACCTGGCGATGCCCTCGCTGATTTCGGGCGGTATCAGCTTCGGTGATCCGGCCCTGTTTGAGGTGAGCATTTCATGGATGCAGATGATCATCTGGAGTGTGACGCTGGTCTCGATGACGGCACTGGCACTGTTCATTTCGCGCTCACGCCTGGGACGTGCCTGCCGCGCCTGCGCTCAGGATTTGAAGATGACCAATTTGCTCGGGATCGATACCAACCGCATCATCGCGCTTACCTTTGTCATCGGGGCGGCACTGGCGGCTGTAGCTGGCGTACTGCTGGGACTCTATTACGGCACCATCAACCCCTATATCGGCTTCATGGCAGGCCTCAAGGCCTTTACCGCTGCGGTACTGGGGGGTATCGGTTCCATTCCGGGTGCCATGCTCGGCGGCCTTATTCTGGGCGTCACCGAGGCCCTCACGGCTGCCTTTTTCCCGTCCGAGTACAAGGATGTGGTGGCCTTCAGCCTGCTGGTACTCATTCTTCTGTTCCGCCCCACCGGCCTGCTCGGCAAGCCGGAAGTGGAGAAGGTATAG
- the livG gene encoding high-affinity branched-chain amino acid ABC transporter ATP-binding protein LivG — translation MTNLLEVSGLMMRFGGLLAVDNVSLTVKPRQVHSIIGPNGAGKTTVFNCISGFYRPSGGQILFRDQPIERLTGHRISRLGLVRTFQHVRLFNSMTVIENLLVAQHRHLNTNYFAGLLNTPRYRKRHTEAMAQAVFWLEQVGLLAFANREAGYLSYGQQRRLEIARCMVTRPSLLMLDEPAAGLNPKETSELDQLILRLRDEHDISVLLIEHDMGLVMGISDHITVINQGAPLADGTPLEVRENPDVIKAYLGES, via the coding sequence ATGACCAATCTGCTGGAAGTCTCGGGCCTGATGATGCGTTTTGGCGGCCTGCTGGCGGTAGATAACGTCAGCCTTACCGTCAAGCCTCGTCAGGTACACTCAATCATCGGCCCCAACGGGGCCGGCAAAACCACTGTGTTCAACTGCATCAGTGGTTTCTACCGCCCCAGCGGCGGCCAGATCCTGTTTCGCGATCAGCCGATTGAACGGCTTACAGGCCATCGCATCTCGCGGCTTGGCCTGGTTCGCACCTTTCAGCATGTGCGTCTGTTCAACAGCATGACCGTGATTGAAAATCTGCTGGTCGCCCAGCATCGTCACCTCAACACCAACTATTTTGCAGGTCTGCTCAACACGCCGCGTTACCGCAAGCGGCACACCGAAGCGATGGCGCAGGCCGTGTTCTGGCTGGAACAGGTGGGGCTGCTGGCATTCGCCAACCGCGAAGCGGGCTATCTCTCCTACGGGCAACAGCGTCGACTGGAGATCGCCCGCTGCATGGTGACACGTCCAAGCCTGTTGATGCTGGACGAGCCGGCCGCAGGTCTCAACCCGAAGGAGACCTCTGAACTGGACCAGCTGATCCTGCGTCTGCGAGACGAGCACGACATTTCGGTTCTATTGATCGAGCATGACATGGGACTTGTCATGGGGATCTCCGACCATATTACGGTGATCAATCAGGGCGCACCTCTGGCCGACGGCACTCCACTTGAAGTGCGTGAAAATCCGGATGTAATTAAGGCCTATCTGGGAGAGAGCTGA
- a CDS encoding high-affinity branched-chain amino acid ABC transporter permease LivM, with the protein MQRALFPALFSALVTFLLTCLVIGVKLEQDGPELTVVNADAATWGWIAFAVVAVFLVQLFHQPLSALKQRLPTPHISALLPREQLRSRLTPWLIALVVLGLFIWPFMVSRGSVDLATLALIYVMLGLGLNIVVGFAGLLDLGYVAFYAVGAYTYALLSEYYGLSFWACLPIAGLMAATFGCILGFPVLRLRGDYLAIVTLGFGEIIRILLNNWTDVTGGPNGISGIEKPTLFGLEFSRRAAEGSQTFHEFFGIDYDSSHRVVFLYLVALLLVLFTIYVINRVQRMPIGRAWEALREDEIACRSLGLNPTVIKLSAFTMGASFAGFAGCFFAARQGFISPESFTFIESAIILAIVVLGGMGSQLGVILAAIAMTILPELAREFQEYRMLMFGGVMVLMMLWRPQGLLPMKRPQLELKTS; encoded by the coding sequence ATGCAGAGAGCACTTTTCCCGGCACTGTTTTCCGCGCTGGTCACCTTCCTGCTGACCTGTCTGGTGATCGGTGTCAAGCTGGAGCAGGACGGCCCTGAGCTTACCGTAGTCAATGCCGATGCCGCCACCTGGGGCTGGATCGCGTTTGCGGTTGTGGCCGTCTTTCTGGTGCAGCTGTTTCATCAACCCCTGAGTGCCTTGAAACAGCGCCTGCCGACCCCGCACATCAGTGCGCTGCTGCCACGAGAGCAACTACGCAGTAGGCTCACCCCCTGGCTGATTGCACTGGTAGTTCTAGGCCTGTTCATCTGGCCTTTCATGGTGTCTCGCGGTTCGGTGGACCTGGCCACCCTGGCGCTGATCTATGTCATGCTGGGGCTTGGCCTCAATATTGTGGTGGGCTTCGCCGGGCTGCTGGATCTGGGGTATGTGGCCTTCTATGCCGTGGGCGCCTATACCTACGCATTGCTGTCGGAATATTACGGCCTTTCCTTCTGGGCCTGTTTGCCCATTGCCGGGCTGATGGCCGCCACGTTCGGGTGTATTCTAGGCTTTCCGGTACTGCGTCTGCGCGGGGATTATCTTGCCATTGTGACGCTGGGATTCGGTGAAATCATCCGTATTTTGCTGAACAACTGGACCGATGTCACCGGTGGCCCCAATGGCATCAGCGGCATCGAAAAACCTACCCTGTTCGGGCTGGAGTTCAGTCGCCGAGCCGCCGAAGGCAGCCAGACGTTCCATGAATTTTTCGGCATCGATTATGACAGCAGCCACCGAGTGGTTTTTCTGTACCTGGTTGCACTGCTGCTGGTGTTGTTCACCATCTATGTGATCAATCGGGTGCAGCGCATGCCGATCGGGCGCGCCTGGGAAGCGCTGCGCGAAGACGAAATAGCCTGTCGTTCGCTGGGCTTGAATCCGACCGTGATCAAGCTGTCGGCCTTCACCATGGGCGCCTCCTTTGCCGGCTTTGCGGGCTGCTTCTTTGCCGCTCGGCAGGGCTTTATCAGCCCCGAGTCATTCACGTTCATCGAATCAGCCATCATTCTGGCCATTGTGGTGCTGGGTGGAATGGGCTCACAGCTGGGCGTCATTCTGGCCGCCATTGCCATGACCATTTTGCCGGAGCTGGCGCGTGAATTTCAGGAATACCGCATGTTGATGTTTGGTGGCGTGATGGTCCTGATGATGCTGTGGCGCCCGCAGGGCCTGTTGCCGATGAAACGCCCCCAGCTGGAGCTTAAAACCTCATGA